In Gloeocapsa sp. DLM2.Bin57, the sequence GTGCTTTTTCCCCAATCATATCTACACGATTGATTACTAGTAGTTTTGGTTTTGTTCCTAACCAGTTATTGATTTCGGGGTGATGAGAAGCTAGGGGAATTCTCGCGTCACGTACTTCTAACACAACGTCAACCTGTTTGAGTTGTTCTTTGAGTTGTTTTTCGGCTTTGGCTATATGTCCAGGATACCACTGGATTAGAGACATTGTTTCTTGTTCCTGCAAACTATAGTTTATTTTAAGATTTTTGGGCGGGTTTTTATGCTTTACTAATTTTAGGTTATGGTTTTGATTAGTAATTATGAAGTATTTTAAATATTTATTTTTGTTATTTGTTGTTCCTATTTTATTATTAATTACCACTAAGTTTTCTGTTACCGCTCAACCTATGAATATAGTAATGATTGACCAGGAAATCGCTCATATTGCTGAACTTTGGACAACTGCTAGTAATGACCAAAAAGCTAAGTTAGGCTTAGCGGATATGTTATTATTTAGCGCTAAAGATAGATTAGCACAACAACCAGATTTAGCATCAGAATTTTATAATCAAGCTAAAACAATTACTAACAATCCTCAAAGTTTAGGTAATCCAGCTTATACTAGGTTTACAGTTAATCAACTGATTTTTTATGCTATTGGTACAGATAAGATAGCTTATTTATTACGAGGAGAAACAGAAAACGTTAGTTTAGATAGTATCCACTATCCCACTCAACATCATAGTTTTATTAAACCTGCTTTGGGTGCACGTCCTTTGTGGCAAGCTTCTTTTACCAGAGCGGATCGGGAAGAATTAACCGAAACTTTTATTAATAGTGTCCAAGCTAAATTAACAGCAACTCCTCAACTAATTGAAACAAATAGTTATCGAGGTTTGCATTTTAAATGGTTAAATGTACCAATTCCTGATTCAAGAGAACAAGCTAATATTGAAGCTGAATTAAGGCTATATCCAAATAGTGAGAAATCCGATTGGTATATCAATGTTATCCCTAAAGGAAACCAGAATCAAGCAACAAAAGTTCTCTATGAGGTAGAGTTTCCGATTATTCCTAATGTCAGTAAACAAACGGGAAATACTAATCAAGATTATCTGGTTTTTCCTTTTCAATCTGGAGAATTATATATTAATCCTAGTCAAACTTTAGCCAAACCTAGAAAAACTCTCTATCCAGGTCACACCAGATGGCAATCACTAGTTTATTACCAGGGTAACCAGGGCATGAATTTTATGGTTACTGATGCTGATGGTTACGCGAAAACAGCTATAGCACAAAAAGCAGACAATCAAACGATACAACTATCTTGGCTACATCATCCCCCTAGACAAGGTTATCCTAAGAGTAAATTAGCGATGTTTGGTCCTCATCAAAATGTTAATTATAGTTGTCGTTTAGTGACTTTTACGGGAGATTGGTACGAGGGAGCGCAAGTTTATCGAGATTGGATGTTACAACAAGATTTCTTGGGGACAGGAAAACCAAAGAAATTGAGTAGTAATCCTGAAGCTGCAGATTGGGCGAAAAAAATGATCGTTTCTTATCGGACTTTTTCACCTTTTGGGTGGGAAAATTTGCCCGATTTATTAGGAGATGAAAGTAACCAGGTTAGACAAGTCTATGACTTTCATAAAGCTAATCTACCTAATTATCCAGGACAAGTGAGTATTTATGCTTGGCGCACTATTGAAGCGGAAACCTCAACCTTTTTCGATCGCCCTGAAGTCGCACCCCCAGGTAGAAATTATATCGGACCACGTTTTGGCGAAGCGATCGCCTATCTGAGGGCTAATAACCTCAATGGCAACCCTTTTATTGAATCACCCTTATGGGATGTAAATGGAACAACCTATAAACCCGAAAATGGTGGTAAAATAGCGATGCTTTATTACAATCGCCGACCAATTAGAGTAAGATTCGGTAAAGGTAAAAAAGAGACTGTCTTTAGTTGGATAGATGTAGGTGAGGAACAATGGATTCAAAAACAAGAAGGTATTGCAGAAGCACTGTTAAAAAGCGCTAAATCTGAACCAGAAAAAATCGACGGTGTTTATTTTGACCTATCCCTGACTATTAATCAACTCAATCATCGCAATCCTAACACCGTTGGTGGTCAACACGCTAGTTACGGTTGGAAAAATTTGTTTCAAAGGGTGAATAATAAAGCTCGTAGAGGTAGTGGAAGTCATAGTAATCCTCGTTATACTCTCTTTACTGAGGGAATGGCTGACTGTTTTCTCAACCTGAACCATTTTTATTTACATTTTCAACAAGATTTACCCTTTGATATCGCTTTGTGGGGAGATTATAATAAAACCTACGGGATTAAATCTTCTTGGTCACCTTTAGATGATGATGCTACTAACGATTGGCAACAAGCTATACCCCAGGGACGTGCTTTAGCTTGGGGTCAACCTATTGGTCGAATTGATAGTACAATGATTCAAGCAGGACCAACGGTAAATAATTTTCTGATCAATTTAGCTCATCATCGTTACGTTAATCAGGACTATTTGAGTATGGGTAGAATGCTCAAACCAGTGACTATTAATCAGATTCAGTGGAGTACTCCTCCTTCTCCTGCTATACCTGCTAATCAATTACCAGACGTGATGATACCTAATGGGGTTTTTGCTCACTCCCAGGAGGGTAATAACACCGTTTTATTTATCTTTGTTAATGGTGCAATAGATAGATCAAGCGCCACTGTAGATTTTACGATTAATCCTGCTCAGTATGGTATTCCTAGCAACTATCAACTTTATCGTCGCACCGTCAATGGTAATCCCGCAACTGCTACTGATACGGTGGTAGGTAATTTTAGTCAAGGTAGTCTGACTCAAAGTAGGCAATTACAACCATTGGAAATCGTTACTTATGTGGCTAAACCGTAAATTTAGATCTTGCATCGGAGTTAGGTGGAACGATTTTAGGTTGAATGGTTTTAGGTATTAGGAGATATTATTTATATATATAATGCGACTTGTGCCTCTTGTATCTCTTGCCTCATTCGCGCATTCGCGCATTCTTCCCTAACCCCTGACTACGAACTCCTCTTCCCTATTCCCTTTTCGCTATAGTCTAAAAATACTGGTGCAAGATTTGAGTTAAACGTAAAAAGGGCACAAACTTTGCGCCCATACAATAAAAATACTAAGCAGAGACAACACCGATAAAGTCAGTACTAGCAGCGTCTAGACTATCGCTAATTGTTTGACCATTATGATAAGCTGCTAAAACTACCTCACAAGTTTTGCCCCAAACGATGTTACCCTGATGGTCAAGAGCAATAGCCGCTAAATCTCTATTTCTACTTTGAGACTCTTTAATTGATTTTTCCATCGCTTCAGCTAGGGATAACCCGTCAGTGACTCGGATGACTACTTTAGCTGCGAAACATTCATCAATAATATCTTCACCAATACCTGTACAACTTACCCCAGCTAAACTAGTAGCATAGTTGCCAGCAGGCATAGCTGAATCACTAACACGTCCTATTTTTTCTAAACCTTTACCTCCAGTAGAAGTAGCCACAGCAATGCGACCTTGCTTATCTAAGGCTACCACGCCTATAGTCCCTCTTCTTTCCTCGGCTACGACTGTTGCCATTTTTTTGCTAAAGTTCTCTTTACGCTCTTCGATCCATTCTTTGAGACGTAAATCAGTAAGGGGATCGTAGGGTGGGATAGCCATTTCTCTAGCTAATTCAG encodes:
- a CDS encoding isoaspartyl peptidase: MSTESLQPKVIIHGGAGLSLKDKGGKDAVRAALKGIVQEIYDTLLAGSSAVDAVIKGCQLLEDEPRFNAGTGSVLQSDGQIRMSASLMDGEKQSLSGVINVSRVKNPIFLAKELQSQTDRIISDYGAAELAREMAIPPYDPLTDLRLKEWIEERKENFSKKMATVVAEERRGTIGVVALDKQGRIAVATSTGGKGLEKIGRVSDSAMPAGNYATSLAGVSCTGIGEDIIDECFAAKVVIRVTDGLSLAEAMEKSIKESQSRNRDLAAIALDHQGNIVWGKTCEVVLAAYHNGQTISDSLDAASTDFIGVVSA